In the genome of Pseudomonas sp. HS6, one region contains:
- a CDS encoding pirin family protein: MLTLRKASDRGLANHGWLKSFHTFSFASYRDPREQGFSDLLVINDDRVAAGKGFGQHPHRDMEIFSYVLEGALEHKDTLGTGSVIRPGDVQLMSAGSGVAHSEFNHSATKPVHFLQIWIVPDVSGAKPRYQQEHFSEQKKRGRLQLIISPEGTHGSLKVRQDARVYAGLFDGQESASLELPANRYAYVHVARGSIELNGVQLKEGDGVRVRDEQVLTLSNGQDAEILVFDLRPQELPEMP; encoded by the coding sequence ATGCTGACCCTTCGCAAAGCTTCCGACCGTGGTCTGGCCAATCATGGCTGGTTGAAGTCCTTCCACACCTTTTCTTTCGCCAGTTATCGCGACCCGCGTGAACAGGGTTTCTCCGACTTGCTGGTGATCAACGATGACCGCGTCGCCGCCGGCAAAGGCTTCGGCCAGCACCCGCACCGCGACATGGAGATTTTCTCCTATGTGCTCGAAGGCGCGCTGGAACACAAGGACACCCTGGGCACCGGTTCGGTCATCCGTCCCGGCGACGTACAACTGATGAGCGCCGGCAGCGGCGTGGCCCACAGCGAGTTCAACCACTCGGCGACCAAACCTGTGCACTTCCTGCAGATCTGGATCGTGCCGGACGTCAGTGGTGCCAAACCACGCTACCAGCAAGAGCACTTCAGCGAGCAGAAAAAACGCGGTCGCCTGCAACTGATCATCTCACCCGAAGGCACCCACGGCTCGCTCAAAGTGCGCCAGGATGCACGCGTCTATGCCGGGCTGTTCGATGGCCAGGAAAGCGCCTCGCTCGAACTGCCGGCAAACCGCTACGCCTATGTGCATGTTGCTCGCGGCAGCATTGAACTGAACGGCGTGCAACTGAAGGAAGGTGACGGTGTTCGGGTTCGTGATGAACAGGTACTGACCTTGAGCAATGGCCAGGATGCCGAAATACTGGTGTTTGATCTGCGCCCGCAGGAGTTGCCGGAAATGCCATGA
- a CDS encoding GlxA family transcriptional regulator, which translates to MKTVAMVLFPDFLLLDMAGPLEVFSVANRYLKPDAHYQLTLLGTERGPLRASNGVLVHTDRHIDEVSDRYDLLLVPGGPGAYNEKCPPLLAWLQGAVGRAERYGSICTGAFVLGYAGLLDGYRVTTHWNYTERLIKGFPKADVATDQIFVEDRNLITSGGVTAGIDMALAVVARDHGKKLAQDVAKVLLVVMKRQGGQAQFSPLMAAVSPQETPITRVQNHVLEHLEESFTIERMARLANMSARHFARVFAREVNMTPMEFLQSARIDCARNLLETSDLPLKTVAYKSGFGSVRHMRFLFGEKLGLTPAQYREQFS; encoded by the coding sequence ATGAAAACCGTGGCAATGGTGTTGTTTCCCGATTTTCTTCTGCTCGATATGGCCGGGCCGCTGGAAGTGTTTTCGGTTGCTAACCGATACCTGAAGCCGGACGCCCATTATCAACTGACGCTTCTGGGCACAGAGCGTGGGCCGCTGCGTGCTTCCAACGGTGTGCTGGTGCACACAGACCGGCACATCGACGAAGTCAGTGATCGGTATGACCTGCTGTTGGTACCGGGCGGCCCTGGGGCCTACAACGAAAAATGCCCACCGTTGCTGGCCTGGCTGCAAGGCGCAGTTGGTCGTGCGGAGCGCTATGGTTCGATTTGCACGGGGGCCTTTGTGCTGGGTTATGCCGGGTTGCTCGACGGCTATCGCGTGACCACCCACTGGAATTACACCGAACGCTTGATCAAGGGCTTCCCCAAGGCGGATGTCGCCACCGACCAGATCTTTGTCGAGGATCGAAACCTGATCACGTCCGGCGGTGTCACAGCCGGTATTGATATGGCGTTGGCCGTGGTGGCCCGTGATCATGGCAAGAAACTCGCTCAGGACGTAGCCAAAGTGCTACTGGTGGTGATGAAGCGTCAGGGCGGACAGGCGCAATTCAGTCCACTGATGGCGGCGGTTTCGCCCCAGGAAACCCCGATCACCCGGGTCCAGAATCACGTTCTGGAACACCTTGAAGAAAGCTTCACCATCGAACGCATGGCAAGACTTGCGAACATGAGCGCTCGCCATTTCGCCCGGGTGTTCGCCCGCGAGGTCAACATGACGCCCATGGAGTTTCTGCAAAGTGCGCGCATTGATTGCGCCCGCAATCTGCTGGAGACCAGCGATCTGCCGTTGAAGACCGTGGCCTACAAAAGTGGTTTCGGCAGCGTACGGCACATGCGTTTTCTGTTCGGCGAAAAGCTCGGGCTGACCCCGGCCCAGTATCGCGAACAGTTCAGCTAG
- a CDS encoding LysR family transcriptional regulator translates to MNWDDARVFLAVCRESTLRGAARVLKVDQATVGRRIAALEKSLSATLFLRTSEGFALTAVGEAALKAVEKMEDSALELERQIQGLDDRLTGNVRVSTTDSLAIDFLIPAIARLHGQHPDVRVQLDASTQMLSLAKREADIAVRNARPDNPDLIARRLARWPVGLFASQAYVDAHGVPPPGGAFEGHDLVVYQPYLQGNKEITLVCEPVNRGRIVASLNSSLLIRRSIAAGLGVGEIPVYMGERDGLVRLWPDRTRPLPYEVWLVTHADLRHTARVRAVIEQIVEAFALENEWLIHTV, encoded by the coding sequence ATGAATTGGGATGATGCGCGGGTGTTTCTGGCGGTGTGCCGCGAGTCGACATTGCGCGGTGCCGCGCGAGTATTGAAAGTAGACCAAGCCACGGTCGGGCGACGTATTGCGGCGCTGGAAAAGTCACTGAGTGCCACATTGTTCCTGCGGACTTCCGAGGGATTTGCGTTGACTGCCGTGGGCGAGGCCGCCCTCAAGGCTGTCGAGAAAATGGAGGATTCAGCGCTGGAACTGGAGCGGCAGATTCAGGGCCTGGACGATCGCCTGACCGGCAATGTGCGGGTCAGCACCACCGATTCATTGGCCATCGATTTCCTGATCCCGGCCATCGCGCGTTTGCATGGTCAGCACCCTGACGTGCGTGTGCAACTCGACGCTTCCACGCAGATGCTCAGTCTGGCCAAGCGCGAGGCGGACATCGCGGTACGCAACGCCCGACCGGACAACCCTGACCTGATCGCTCGGCGCCTCGCGCGCTGGCCGGTGGGGTTGTTCGCCTCACAGGCCTATGTTGATGCCCATGGTGTGCCACCTCCCGGAGGTGCGTTCGAGGGTCACGATCTGGTGGTTTACCAGCCGTACTTACAGGGCAACAAGGAGATCACCCTGGTATGCGAGCCTGTGAATCGCGGGCGTATTGTCGCGAGCCTGAATTCCAGCCTGTTGATACGACGCTCGATTGCGGCCGGTCTCGGTGTAGGAGAAATCCCGGTTTACATGGGGGAACGCGATGGCCTGGTCAGGCTCTGGCCGGATCGTACGCGACCGCTGCCCTATGAAGTGTGGCTGGTGACCCATGCGGATTTGCGTCATACGGCGCGGGTGAGGGCGGTGATCGAACAGATTGTCGAGGCGTTTGCGCTGGAAAATGAATGGCTTATTCACACCGTGTAG
- a CDS encoding NAD(P)H-quinone oxidoreductase — MTLPTEMTRIEITEPGAPDVLQPRRVPLPVVAEGELLIRVHAAGINRPDALQRAGKYPMRPGMNPIPGLEVAGEVVALGAGVSTFAVGDRVCALTNGGGYAEYCTVPAGQALPIPDGVGWIQAAAIPETFFTVWANLFGLGGASRGQRVLIHGGTSGIGTTALMLCRELGIEAFATAGSADKCEAIRELGGEPINYREQDFAAVIAEKTNGQGVNVILDIMGGSYLNANLSALAMDGRVVMLGFLGGARANDVDLLTILGKRAVVTGSLLRARTSTEKADIATQLREHVWPVLAAGRCLPIIDKVYPLAGAAQAHAHMETGDHIGKIVLNVD; from the coding sequence ATGACTTTGCCCACTGAAATGACCCGCATCGAAATCACCGAGCCCGGAGCTCCCGACGTTTTGCAACCACGGCGCGTGCCGCTGCCGGTCGTCGCGGAAGGCGAACTGCTGATTCGCGTGCACGCCGCAGGCATCAATCGGCCGGACGCCTTGCAACGTGCGGGCAAGTACCCGATGAGACCCGGGATGAACCCGATCCCCGGTCTGGAAGTGGCCGGCGAAGTCGTGGCGCTGGGCGCTGGCGTCAGCACTTTTGCCGTGGGCGACAGGGTTTGCGCGCTGACTAATGGTGGCGGATATGCCGAATACTGCACGGTTCCGGCGGGCCAGGCTCTGCCGATCCCCGATGGGGTGGGCTGGATTCAGGCCGCGGCAATCCCCGAAACTTTTTTCACGGTATGGGCCAACCTTTTCGGCCTCGGTGGTGCGAGCCGTGGACAGCGGGTGTTGATTCACGGTGGCACCAGTGGCATCGGCACTACCGCGTTGATGCTATGCCGAGAACTGGGTATCGAAGCCTTCGCTACTGCCGGAAGCGCCGATAAATGTGAGGCCATCCGTGAATTGGGCGGTGAGCCGATCAACTATCGCGAGCAGGATTTCGCTGCCGTGATCGCCGAGAAAACCAACGGCCAGGGTGTCAATGTGATCCTCGACATCATGGGCGGCTCGTACCTGAACGCCAACCTCAGCGCACTGGCAATGGATGGACGCGTGGTGATGCTCGGTTTTCTCGGCGGCGCCCGTGCCAACGATGTCGATCTGCTGACCATTCTTGGCAAACGAGCCGTGGTCACCGGCTCCTTGTTGCGCGCACGCACAAGCACCGAAAAAGCCGACATTGCCACGCAACTGCGTGAACACGTCTGGCCGGTCCTGGCCGCCGGACGCTGCCTGCCGATCATCGACAAAGTCTACCCGCTTGCCGGAGCGGCCCAGGCCCACGCGCACATGGAAACGGGTGATCACATCGGCAAAATCGTGCTGAACGTGGATTGA
- a CDS encoding acyltransferase family protein produces the protein MSNPNIQYRPDIDGLRALAVLGVVIYHAFPSLLPGGFVGVDVFFVISGFLIGTILFKSLAKDTFSFSDFYSRRIRRIFPALFVVLASCLIIGKLVLLDDEYRQLGKHIAAGATFIANFAFWSESGYFDTAAELKPLLHLWSLAIEEQFYLIWPLVLWAAWKLRANMLAVTIVIAIISFTINITQIDSHPVATFFLLPSRAWELLAGSVLAWLALQGSWAKERTPLRALLEDLAGLLGFALVVWAMFFVHKSDAFPGWFALAPVTGAVLLIAAGPQSRVNRFLLSNKPAVFIGLISFPLYLWHWPLLSFARIVQSDALSREIRLAAVLLAIGLAWLTFKLVEPSFRSSNHRLGKVVALVSVMAVAGVIGYKGFISQSDVDETQTTALTKSYQTMAQSQENCEKRFPDWTSITDNACRFQRESNNSVAIVGDSHAGQLFLGISERLKPSEGVAVFAASCAAPYIDIATAQQDQKAQKVRKGAYKLINRAYDYIIDDPKIKVVILAHLPICSYQDAIDMRSPANGDYKKALTDGMKRTFSALTQANKKVIVLLDNPYLPYDPAACAERPFRLTKSTDHCSFPREQFDKNQPFADYKSLVEAATKDFPQVKILDLSTKLCDENRCYLAKDGHLLYSDNSHLNFDGSRYVAPYLIEAIESNN, from the coding sequence ATGAGTAATCCGAACATCCAATACCGTCCGGATATTGATGGGCTGCGCGCCCTGGCCGTTCTGGGTGTTGTCATCTACCATGCTTTCCCGTCCTTACTTCCAGGTGGGTTTGTTGGCGTCGATGTATTCTTCGTGATATCCGGTTTTCTGATCGGCACGATACTATTCAAAAGCCTCGCAAAAGACACATTCAGCTTCAGCGACTTCTACTCTCGCCGGATACGTCGAATATTCCCCGCTCTATTCGTTGTTCTGGCGTCCTGCTTGATAATAGGCAAACTAGTATTGCTTGACGATGAGTATCGACAACTTGGCAAGCATATCGCTGCCGGCGCCACATTCATCGCCAACTTTGCCTTTTGGAGTGAAAGTGGTTACTTCGATACTGCCGCAGAGCTAAAACCACTGTTACACCTCTGGTCCCTGGCTATTGAAGAGCAGTTCTACCTTATCTGGCCGTTAGTGTTATGGGCAGCATGGAAACTGCGCGCAAACATGCTGGCCGTGACCATCGTTATCGCGATCATTTCTTTTACTATCAATATCACCCAGATCGATAGCCATCCTGTTGCAACATTCTTCCTGCTGCCGAGTCGCGCATGGGAACTGCTTGCGGGTAGCGTCTTGGCTTGGCTCGCTCTTCAAGGCAGTTGGGCGAAAGAGCGGACGCCGCTTCGTGCATTGCTTGAGGATCTGGCAGGCTTGCTTGGGTTCGCCCTGGTTGTATGGGCAATGTTTTTTGTCCATAAGTCAGACGCGTTTCCTGGCTGGTTTGCACTCGCACCGGTTACCGGGGCTGTCCTGTTGATTGCTGCGGGTCCGCAATCACGCGTCAACCGTTTCCTGCTGTCGAATAAACCGGCAGTGTTTATCGGTTTGATCAGCTTTCCGCTATACCTGTGGCATTGGCCGCTACTGTCGTTTGCAAGGATTGTTCAAAGCGACGCGCTGAGCCGGGAAATCCGACTGGCAGCAGTCCTGCTTGCAATTGGACTTGCATGGCTCACATTCAAGTTGGTTGAACCCTCTTTTCGCAGCAGTAACCATAGATTGGGCAAAGTCGTAGCGCTAGTTTCAGTCATGGCTGTGGCTGGTGTCATTGGCTATAAGGGCTTTATCAGCCAAAGCGACGTTGATGAGACTCAAACCACGGCCTTGACAAAGAGCTATCAAACCATGGCCCAGTCACAGGAAAATTGTGAAAAACGGTTCCCGGACTGGACTAGCATCACCGACAACGCTTGCCGTTTCCAGAGAGAGTCAAACAACTCCGTTGCGATTGTTGGCGACTCTCATGCTGGGCAGCTTTTTCTTGGTATTAGTGAACGACTAAAGCCAAGCGAAGGGGTTGCGGTATTTGCAGCCAGCTGTGCAGCGCCATATATTGATATCGCCACTGCACAGCAAGACCAAAAGGCACAGAAAGTCAGGAAAGGCGCATATAAGCTTATAAATCGTGCGTATGATTACATCATTGACGACCCAAAAATAAAAGTCGTTATTCTGGCTCACCTCCCAATTTGCTCATACCAAGATGCCATCGACATGAGAAGTCCTGCCAATGGCGACTATAAAAAAGCTCTCACTGACGGAATGAAGCGGACTTTTTCGGCACTGACTCAAGCGAACAAGAAAGTAATTGTATTGCTGGATAACCCATACCTGCCCTACGACCCCGCAGCGTGCGCTGAACGCCCCTTCAGGCTTACAAAAAGCACTGATCACTGTTCATTTCCGCGCGAGCAATTCGACAAAAATCAGCCATTCGCAGATTACAAATCGCTTGTAGAGGCGGCAACAAAAGATTTCCCACAAGTTAAAATACTCGACCTTTCCACAAAGCTTTGCGATGAAAATCGCTGTTATCTCGCGAAGGATGGGCATTTGCTTTACAGCGATAACAGCCATCTAAACTTTGACGGATCTCGATATGTTGCTCCTTACTTGATTGAGGCCATTGAAAGCAATAATTAG
- a CDS encoding alpha/beta hydrolase, which yields MFLAFMTRLRRRRRRLAFACMVALIFGLPASCAVLEHTERKLLFRIEPGTAGWYHGLPGSVQELDLQPKSFKAGQNIHAWWWPAERANAPAILYLHGVRWNLTGQLFRIEQLRAAGYSVLAIDYRGFGQSHGDLPSESTVYEDARVAWERFQQLQPDPSKRLIYGHSLGGAVAIDLAAELGRDAARNHTPLPVRGLVIESTFTSLADVAAAVANTSLPVRWLLSQKFDSIDKIADIHMPLLVVHGLADAFVPSRFSEQLFAAASQPKRLLLVPGGTHNNSMALGGQNYRKAIDALMQTKPAARVARATLLQGARDS from the coding sequence ATGTTCCTTGCCTTCATGACCCGACTTCGTCGCCGTCGCCGTCGCCTGGCGTTTGCGTGCATGGTCGCCCTGATCTTCGGTCTGCCGGCGAGTTGCGCCGTACTGGAACACACCGAACGCAAGCTGCTGTTTCGCATCGAACCGGGCACGGCTGGCTGGTATCACGGTTTGCCCGGCAGCGTTCAGGAACTGGATCTGCAACCCAAAAGCTTCAAGGCCGGGCAGAACATTCATGCGTGGTGGTGGCCGGCGGAACGGGCCAATGCCCCCGCCATCCTGTATTTGCATGGTGTGCGCTGGAACCTGACCGGGCAATTGTTCCGCATCGAACAGCTACGCGCAGCGGGGTATTCGGTATTGGCCATCGATTACCGAGGCTTTGGCCAGAGTCATGGTGACTTGCCGTCAGAAAGCACCGTTTATGAGGATGCACGGGTGGCCTGGGAACGTTTCCAGCAACTGCAACCGGACCCGAGCAAACGCCTGATTTACGGCCACTCCCTCGGCGGTGCGGTTGCCATCGACCTGGCTGCCGAGCTGGGCCGGGACGCCGCCAGAAACCATACACCGCTCCCCGTTCGCGGCCTGGTGATCGAGTCCACCTTTACCTCACTGGCCGACGTCGCCGCTGCGGTGGCCAACACATCCCTGCCCGTTCGCTGGTTGTTGTCGCAGAAGTTCGACTCCATCGACAAGATTGCCGACATCCACATGCCGTTGCTGGTCGTGCACGGCCTCGCCGATGCGTTTGTGCCGTCACGCTTCAGCGAGCAACTGTTCGCGGCCGCCAGCCAACCCAAACGATTGCTGCTGGTACCCGGTGGGACGCACAACAACAGCATGGCACTGGGCGGACAAAACTATCGCAAGGCAATAGACGCATTGATGCAGACCAAGCCTGCCGCACGAGTCGCACGAGCAACATTGTTGCAAGGCGCGCGCGATTCCTGA
- a CDS encoding VOC family protein, with the protein MKINPYLIFNGDCRAAFTFYEQCLQGKLEAMMTFGETPAAEHVPKEHHNLIIHTCLKVGDQMLMASDTTPERPTQGMSGCSVSLNVDTVAEAERVFNALARDGRVDMPLEATFWAARFGMLVDRFGVSWMVNCESEK; encoded by the coding sequence ATGAAAATCAACCCGTACCTGATCTTCAACGGCGATTGCCGTGCAGCCTTCACGTTTTACGAGCAATGCCTGCAAGGCAAGCTTGAAGCGATGATGACATTCGGCGAAACGCCCGCTGCAGAGCATGTTCCGAAAGAGCATCACAATCTGATCATTCATACCTGCCTGAAGGTCGGCGACCAGATGCTGATGGCATCGGACACCACACCCGAACGCCCGACACAGGGCATGAGCGGTTGTTCCGTGTCCTTGAACGTCGACACCGTCGCCGAGGCTGAGAGAGTCTTCAACGCCCTGGCCAGGGACGGTCGGGTAGACATGCCACTAGAAGCAACCTTCTGGGCCGCTCGTTTCGGCATGCTAGTGGATCGTTTTGGCGTTTCGTGGATGGTCAATTGCGAAAGCGAGAAGTGA
- a CDS encoding winged helix-turn-helix domain-containing protein, protein MNSLNELNSASVLRFGPYAFHLRQRLILEGDRQLRMGGRALDILQVLVERAGRVVSKEQLIALVWPTSVVEEINLRVHIAALRRALGDGENGQRYIVNVPQCGYSFVAPVHGDSVAQVVFESLQPPQHNLPARLTPVTGRDSLVGGLVRQLPLSRLITVTGPAGVGKSTVALRAAELLLQHFRDGVWQVDLSLVDEKTSLVDHLLQTLDIDFATLAARHALLVLDNCEHLHEACRGLLQTLLDAAPRLSILATSREPLRLGLEVLQPLPPLTVPKTSALNSVGEVMGYSAVQLFVSRTRARQHGFSLREQDLETVRDICRRLDGLPLAIELAAAQIDALALVGLQAQLDLGLQVLSHGRRTAVPRHQSMQAALDWSYQRLSEHEQRVLQRLSVFKMAFTLDAAIGVISCAQLPPSTLVSVVEQLAARSLLTTDRSSGILRYRMLNTTRHYALEQLEQGGELGDVERRHARYLGRARSNSRPQLTVQFVEQ, encoded by the coding sequence ATGAACAGCCTCAACGAATTGAACTCGGCGTCGGTCCTGCGTTTCGGCCCGTACGCGTTCCATTTGCGCCAACGGCTGATCCTCGAAGGGGATCGGCAACTGCGCATGGGCGGTCGTGCGCTGGACATTCTGCAAGTGCTGGTCGAGCGCGCCGGCCGGGTGGTCAGCAAGGAGCAACTGATCGCGCTGGTGTGGCCGACCTCGGTGGTCGAGGAGATCAACCTGCGGGTGCACATCGCGGCATTGCGCCGGGCCCTCGGCGACGGCGAGAACGGTCAGCGTTACATCGTCAACGTGCCGCAATGTGGGTACAGCTTCGTTGCGCCGGTGCACGGCGATAGCGTCGCCCAAGTGGTGTTCGAAAGCCTGCAACCACCCCAACACAATTTGCCCGCACGGCTGACGCCTGTCACCGGCCGCGATTCACTGGTCGGTGGTCTGGTGCGGCAATTGCCGCTGTCCCGACTGATAACGGTGACGGGACCTGCCGGCGTTGGCAAAAGTACCGTAGCACTGCGCGCAGCGGAACTGCTGCTGCAACATTTTCGCGATGGTGTATGGCAGGTGGATTTATCCCTGGTCGACGAGAAGACCTCACTCGTCGATCATCTTTTGCAAACCCTCGATATCGATTTCGCCACCCTGGCGGCGCGCCACGCATTGCTGGTGCTGGACAACTGCGAACACCTGCACGAAGCCTGTCGAGGCTTGCTGCAAACACTGCTCGACGCAGCGCCCCGGCTGTCGATTCTTGCCACCAGCCGCGAGCCGTTGCGTCTCGGTCTGGAAGTCCTGCAACCACTGCCACCCCTGACCGTTCCCAAAACCTCGGCGCTCAACAGCGTCGGCGAGGTCATGGGGTATTCGGCGGTGCAGCTGTTTGTCAGTCGCACCCGAGCGCGTCAACACGGTTTCTCTCTGCGTGAGCAGGATCTGGAAACGGTGCGCGACATTTGTCGGCGGCTCGACGGCCTGCCGCTGGCGATCGAACTGGCAGCGGCACAGATCGACGCACTGGCGCTGGTCGGGCTTCAGGCGCAGCTGGACCTCGGTCTGCAAGTCTTGAGTCATGGCCGCCGGACTGCGGTGCCACGTCATCAGTCGATGCAAGCGGCGCTTGACTGGAGCTATCAGCGCCTGAGCGAGCACGAACAACGCGTGCTGCAACGCCTGTCGGTGTTCAAGATGGCGTTCACGCTGGATGCCGCCATCGGCGTGATCAGTTGTGCACAACTACCACCCTCGACGCTGGTGTCCGTGGTCGAGCAGTTGGCGGCTAGGTCATTGCTGACAACAGACCGATCCAGCGGAATACTGCGTTATCGAATGCTCAACACCACTCGCCACTATGCCCTTGAGCAACTGGAGCAGGGCGGTGAGTTGGGTGATGTGGAGCGTCGGCATGCGCGTTACTTGGGACGCGCGCGATCGAACTCACGCCCGCAACTGACTGTGCAATTCGTCGAGCAGTAA